From a single Streptomyces liliifuscus genomic region:
- the recD2 gene encoding SF1B family DNA helicase RecD2 produces the protein MSKQGAGSGERNLAVLEGVLERITYANEENGYTVARVDTGRGGGDLLTVVGALLGAQVGESLRMEGRWGSHSQYGKQFTVENYTTVLPATVQGIRRYLGSGLVKGIGPIFADRITQHFGLDTLQIIEEEPKRLIEVPGLGPKRTKKIAEAWEEQKAIKEVMLFLQTVEVSTSIAVRIYKKYGDASISVVKNQPYRLASDVWGIGFLTADKIAQSVGIPHDSPERVKAGLQYALSQSTDQGHCFLPEEQLIADAVKLLQVDTGLVIECLAELAAPTEEGEEPGVVRERVPGLDGGDPVTAIYLVPFHRAELSLSAQLLRLLRTDEDRMPGFRNVAWDKALAWLKDRTGVELAPEQEAAVRLALTEKVAVLTGGPGCGKSFTVRSIVELAKAKRAKVVLAAPTGRAAKRLAELTGADASTVHRLLELKPGGDAAYDKDRPLDADLVVVDEASMLDLLLANKLVKAVPPGAHLLFVGDVDQLPSVGAGEVLRDLLAEGGPVPAVRLTRVFRQAQKSGVVTNAHRINAGQHPITDNLKDFFLFVEDDTEEAGRLTVDVAARRIPAKFGLDPRRDVQVLAPMHRGPAGAGTLNGLLQQAITPARPDLPEKRFGGRVFRVGDKVTQIRNNYDKGENGVFNGTVGVVTSLNLDDQRLTVLTDEDEEVPYEFDELDELAHAYAVTIHRSQGSEYPAVVIPVTTGAWMMLQRNLLYTAVTRAKQLVVLVGSRKALGQAVRTVSAGRRCTALDHRLSGARLPD, from the coding sequence ATGTCCAAGCAAGGGGCGGGGAGCGGGGAGCGGAACCTGGCGGTTCTGGAAGGCGTGCTGGAGCGGATCACGTACGCCAATGAGGAGAACGGATACACCGTGGCCCGGGTGGACACGGGCCGAGGCGGTGGCGATCTCCTCACGGTCGTGGGGGCGTTGCTCGGTGCCCAGGTGGGGGAATCGCTGCGGATGGAGGGGCGTTGGGGGTCCCACTCGCAGTACGGCAAGCAGTTCACCGTCGAGAACTACACGACGGTGCTGCCCGCCACGGTCCAGGGCATCCGCCGCTATCTGGGGTCCGGCCTCGTCAAGGGAATCGGCCCGATCTTCGCCGACCGCATCACGCAGCACTTCGGTCTGGACACCCTCCAGATCATCGAGGAGGAGCCGAAGCGGCTCATCGAGGTGCCCGGGCTCGGTCCCAAGCGGACCAAGAAGATCGCCGAGGCCTGGGAGGAGCAGAAGGCGATCAAGGAGGTCATGCTCTTCCTCCAGACCGTCGAGGTGTCGACGTCGATCGCGGTCCGCATCTACAAGAAGTACGGCGACGCGTCGATCTCGGTCGTCAAGAACCAGCCGTACCGCCTCGCGTCCGACGTCTGGGGCATCGGCTTCCTCACCGCTGACAAGATCGCCCAGTCCGTCGGGATCCCGCATGACAGCCCGGAGCGGGTCAAGGCCGGTCTCCAGTACGCCCTTTCGCAGTCCACCGACCAGGGGCACTGTTTCCTTCCGGAGGAGCAGCTGATCGCGGACGCGGTGAAACTGCTCCAGGTGGACACGGGCCTGGTCATCGAGTGCCTCGCGGAGCTGGCGGCTCCGACCGAGGAGGGCGAGGAGCCGGGAGTCGTACGGGAGCGGGTGCCCGGCCTGGACGGCGGCGATCCGGTCACCGCCATCTATCTGGTTCCCTTCCATCGGGCCGAACTGTCCCTCTCGGCCCAGCTGTTGCGCCTCCTGCGTACGGACGAGGACCGCATGCCGGGCTTCCGGAACGTGGCCTGGGACAAGGCACTTGCCTGGCTCAAGGACCGTACGGGGGTGGAGCTGGCCCCCGAGCAGGAGGCGGCGGTCCGGCTCGCCCTCACCGAGAAGGTCGCCGTGCTCACGGGCGGCCCCGGCTGCGGCAAGTCCTTCACGGTCCGCTCGATCGTGGAGCTGGCCAAGGCGAAGCGGGCCAAGGTCGTCCTCGCCGCGCCGACCGGCCGCGCCGCCAAGCGACTTGCCGAACTGACCGGCGCCGACGCCTCCACCGTGCACCGGCTCCTGGAGCTCAAGCCGGGCGGCGACGCGGCCTACGACAAGGACCGCCCACTGGACGCGGACCTGGTGGTCGTGGACGAGGCGTCCATGCTGGACCTCCTCCTGGCCAACAAACTGGTGAAGGCTGTGCCTCCGGGCGCGCACCTCTTGTTCGTCGGAGACGTCGACCAGCTCCCCAGTGTGGGAGCGGGCGAGGTGCTGCGGGACCTGCTCGCCGAGGGTGGGCCGGTGCCCGCGGTCCGTCTCACCCGGGTGTTCCGGCAGGCCCAGAAATCAGGGGTGGTGACGAACGCTCACCGGATCAACGCGGGCCAGCATCCGATCACCGACAACCTCAAGGACTTCTTCCTCTTCGTCGAGGACGACACGGAGGAGGCGGGGCGGTTGACGGTGGATGTGGCCGCACGGCGCATTCCGGCCAAGTTCGGTCTGGACCCCCGGCGTGACGTCCAGGTCCTGGCCCCCATGCACCGCGGCCCCGCAGGTGCCGGCACGCTCAACGGCCTGCTCCAGCAGGCCATCACGCCGGCCCGCCCCGACCTCCCCGAGAAGCGGTTCGGTGGCCGCGTCTTCCGCGTCGGCGACAAGGTCACCCAGATCCGCAACAACTACGACAAGGGCGAGAACGGCGTCTTCAACGGCACGGTGGGGGTGGTGACTTCCCTCAACCTCGACGACCAGCGCCTCACCGTTCTGACGGACGAGGACGAGGAGGTCCCGTACGAGTTCGACGAACTCGACGAGCTGGCCCACGCGTACGCGGTGACGATCCACCGCTCCCAGGGCAGTGAGTACCCCGCCGTCGTCATCCCCGTCACCACGGGCGCCTGGATGATGCTCCAGCGGAACCTTCTGTATACGGCCGTCACCCGTGCCAAGCAACTGGTTGTCCTAGTCGGCTCCCGCAAGGCCCTCGGCCAGGCCGTCCGCACGGTCTCCGCCGGCCGCCGCTGCACAGCCCTGGACCACCGCCTCTCCGGAGCCCGCCTCCCGGACTGA